A stretch of the Candidatus Polarisedimenticolia bacterium genome encodes the following:
- a CDS encoding tetratricopeptide repeat protein, with translation MASLGHVYAWSGRIEEGVSSLQQALTAYESAGIGFYHSLSVEQLGEAYLLADQVEDAHACADRAVVLARGRGERGYEAWALRLLGEIASHHGRPDVATAEARYGAAMTLASELEMRPLVAHCHFGLGRLYRRTGNPKQAEEHLTTATAMYGEMGMTYWLEKLESGGPFLT, from the coding sequence ATGGCGTCTCTGGGGCACGTGTACGCGTGGTCGGGACGCATTGAGGAGGGCGTCTCCTCCCTGCAGCAGGCCCTGACCGCCTATGAATCCGCAGGGATTGGGTTTTACCACTCGCTCAGCGTCGAGCAGCTCGGCGAGGCGTATCTGCTCGCGGACCAGGTCGAGGACGCCCACGCCTGCGCCGACCGCGCCGTGGTGCTCGCTCGCGGGCGCGGTGAACGCGGCTATGAGGCGTGGGCCCTCCGCCTCCTAGGCGAGATCGCTTCGCATCATGGCCGCCCCGACGTGGCGACGGCCGAGGCGCGTTACGGCGCCGCAATGACCCTCGCTTCCGAGCTCGAGATGCGCCCGCTCGTGGCCCACTGCCACTTCGGCCTCGGCAGGCTCTACCGGCGGACGGGTAATCCCAAGCAGGCCGAGGAGCACCTAACTACCGCGACGGCGATGTACGGCGAGATGGGCATGACGTACTGGTTGGAAAAGCTCGAGAGCGGGGGTCCGTTCCTTACCTAG
- a CDS encoding transcriptional regulator has protein sequence MADALFAKVQQRVLGVLFGNPRRSFYANEVIGLARSGTGAVQRELARLEASGLVTVTRVGKQKHYQANAGSPVFEELRAVVLKTFGLADVLRAALAPVSRRISAAFVYGSIAKGQDTAASHIDLMVVSDRLTYADLFAALEAASAQLGRNVAPTIYTSKELSKRVKQDNAFVTRVLAQPKLWLFGDDSDLAA, from the coding sequence TTGGCCGACGCGCTGTTCGCCAAGGTGCAGCAGCGCGTATTGGGCGTCCTCTTCGGCAATCCCCGGCGGAGCTTCTATGCAAACGAGGTGATCGGCTTGGCGCGCTCCGGCACCGGTGCCGTGCAGCGAGAGCTTGCCCGGCTCGAGGCATCCGGTCTCGTGACGGTCACCCGCGTCGGCAAGCAGAAGCACTATCAGGCAAACGCTGGCTCGCCAGTGTTCGAGGAGCTGCGAGCGGTGGTGCTCAAGACATTCGGGCTTGCCGACGTGCTGCGCGCGGCGCTGGCACCGGTTTCGCGACGCATCAGCGCGGCTTTCGTCTACGGGTCAATCGCGAAAGGCCAGGACACCGCCGCCAGCCACATTGATCTAATGGTGGTCAGCGACCGCCTGACCTATGCCGATCTGTTCGCTGCTCTGGAAGCGGCCTCCGCACAACTCGGACGGAATGTCGCTCCCACGATCTATACGTCAAAGGAGTTGTCTAAACGCGTGAAGCAGGACAATGCGTTCGTGACGCGAGTGCTGGCGCAGCCCAAACTGTGGCTGTTTGGCGACGACAGTGACCTCGCCGCTTGA